AAGATTTTAATAAATTTCCCTCAAAGCCAAAAGAAAATCGTTCCAAATAGCGAATAAATATGTCGAAAGAATCTTACTGAATTTTAAGATTAACATCCTTATTTATTATAGTAGTGAATCCAAGGTACAGGTTACAACAAATCTCTAAACTAGTCTTATCatgtatatttttttatatattattaacaTCTCTACTGCGACAAAacccaaaaattaaaatttaCCAATAACTtttttatttctctaataaaaatcatatttcCCCAACAAACAATAAGATTGGCAGTATGCTTCATATTGTTGAGCTTAAGATCAGGATGCTCAGACTAGTGCCTTTTTAACTGTTAAAAATTCACCAGCTTCATGATCTAGAACCTTGTTAAGACCCTTAACTTCACCGTATTCACCTACATAATTAGAAGAACCATACATGTACCCAATTCATTAGTGTCATGATCAAAAGAAGCATCCACATTTATATTAGAGCATCATAACTTAGAGGGGGGCAAGAATAACTAGGACCATTATTATCAGTGTCTTAGACCCGGGTGTAGTACCGTCCGAGTTAATAATATATAAGTGGATATGTTGTTGCTtatgtaattttcaattttaaaagGGTCGAGAAATTTTTCCTGGAAAATGGACTCACGTCTTTCTCTCCAAATCACCTAGCAGCCCATGACGAGGGTGATTctccatttgtttttttttttgtttttttgactaGATTCATTATCTATCCTATGAAGCCAAGACTCCTCCATACCACTTTAACGTGATTACAATGATTAAACAGGTGGTGTAAAGTCTTTTCATAGTGCCTACATATATCGCATCAGTTTACAATCTGTTAAACTGACAGAGTTTTGACCTTGTTGGAAAAATACCTTTAAGGCACTTCCATATGAATGACTTCCCTCTATTAGGTAAAAATCTTTCCACATGTTATATTCAGATTAACACTTGGTTAAAAGTATATCTGAAAAAGTGAGGGTCTAACAacttcacccaatatttcgcttagcaatctgtatggactaactcaaatatactttcaatagaatcaactagacagtcagactcaatcttaagaaaagtatatcaaggagttatatctcaatttctcgattcaatacttactcaagcaaataacaaattgcgagtctaattgaatacaagagaaatcaattgaatggtaccaaagaccaatgttcaaggatcaatcaatttcaatcaacaaccgaaggttggatttaccaattgatcgatacaacgcacaacctgtgatatttcaattatataacaaatataatgcggaaaagaaataacacagacactagaatttttgttaacaaggaaactgcagatacagaaaaaccctgggacctagtccatattgaacacacactgtattaagccgctacaaacactagcctactacaaactaacttcggcctggactgtagttgaatcccaatcaatctcacactgatccaaggtacagttgcgctccttacgtctctgatcccagcaggatactacgcatttgattcccttagctgatctcacccacaactaagagtttctacgactcacagtcgaagactttaataaacaaatctgtatcacacagaaaagtctacatgaatagataaatctgtctcccacagaaatacctacgagtttggttccgtcttttgataaataaaggttaacatgaaccaattgatatacccgacttatattaccgaagaacagcctagaaatatcaattacctcacaataatcttaatcgactagcgaaacaagatattttggaatcacaaacgatgagacgaagatgtttgtgactacttttctatcttgcctatcggagaaaataatatcgagccaattttacaattgtactcaatatgatagacacaacaagatcatatcacgcaactacaaagaaatagttggttctggcttcacaatcccaatgaagtcttcaagtcgttaacctacagggtctcggtagaaacctaaggttaaaggagaatcgactctagattatacaactagtatcacacatgaggtgtggggattaggtttcccatctgctagagttctcctttatatagtcttcaaatcagggtttgcaatcaatgccaccttggtaacaaagcattcaatattcaccgttagatgaaaacctgattagattcaagctaatatctttcaaccgttagatagaatcttagcttgttatacacaaatgaaatgcacgttcatttaggtttgtgtaactgtacctaaacgtgtacacctagttggttcaacagtagttaaccaaatggttagccatatgagcactttcatatcaaccttattcatcttcatcatcactagtccaaatgactcaaatgaactagttcgagagttgttcaattgcttagatcttatagaagtatacaagacacaatcgaagcaaaattggctttgattcactcgaatctattcatgaacattatagccacggtttgcaaattgcattccttattgtataaatgttttagttcatgaacgaaccaattttagaaagtaacacacttaagtatgcgtacgggtatgcgtacttaagtaaccggatttgaattTGTTctgatttccaaactcaggagacattcacggacgtgaactttccgctagtatgcgtacatgtacgcatacttaggtaatcggattgagttggtttttatttccatactcagcaaaaattcacggtcgtgaacttccgccagtatgcgtacgggtacgcatacttgcccagtctccatcaaccatttagtacacacaagtatgcatacatttggttcccggttttggacttatacactaatgtgcgaacacactatatgcttatatccaaagatggttacatattctaaactctttatttcaatcattgaaacattcttagaggatgttatatagaggttattcacactccatttttcatcaaagcgattttcaagagattgaaacaatcaacatgactatcgtcacttgtaaagatgaatttggccaaagcgaaagcttaccaacacatatttcgagaaatagataagcgagataaactcggctcgaaataacaaatgtgtataatcgaagtctatatagcaatacgacttttgtctccagatatgagatagagtagatagacttttgagtgatagataagttcaagtctccgcataccttttagtcgatgaagatccaccagttccttgagtagttcttcgtctttgcatgatgaacgccgtggagtctagagctcaactacactttctatcctagtccgagacttagctataagtagactagaaatcaagacttatagttttgacaactaaacttgacaaacaagcttgagatagcaattgcgagttcgaccgagcagtgctctaacaatatctatTCTCGGCAAGCTTATTGTATGCACTCTTAGCTATAAAGTTGCCACCCCTAGTAGCCAAATAATTTCATCTTCCTTTTGATGAGATATATGCATTGCTTGAATATTCCGTGTTGAACACTAGCATCAGATAACAAAGTGATCAGAGAACAATTCCAACAATTAGAATCATGAAGATTTAACTCATGAACATAAATATATTGAAAATGGTCCGTTGAAATAGGTGTTGGTGGAGAGTGAAGCCTTTTTTTTTAATCTATCTATCAACCCAAATTTTGGTTTTCCCATTATTCACATTCATGGAATAATTATGCTAAAGTATAGAAAGTCCTTGTAACATACTCTTCCGACTCAAGAAGAATTCGGTTATGGATCAAATAGATGAATACACCCATTATTTAAGCACTTTAACACAAATATgaattgattgagtgcgaatcctCCATTATTTAAACAGTTCCAAATTCCTGAAAGTCAAACCTATGATAAATGTTGATTTACAAAATTTGTGCCAAGCAATAAGGTTAGCCTCTCCGTTTGATTAATAACCTCACCGAAATTTTCTTTGAAAGAATCCCGTTTACAAATAAGATTTTTTGGAATTTTAAAAATACTCATTTGATAGAAAGGAAATGGGATTAGTACGACTTAACCATTATGGTTCTTGTAGCTCGATTGAGTGTCCAAGATTTCTGGATGGCTAGTCTATGCCCAAAAGCTTGCTTACCTTCGACCAAATAACATAATTTCAACCTACCAATAAAAAGGGTGAGTCCAAGTACTTTTCTTTCTCATGTATAGGTTTTAGTAGCCAAATAATTTCATCTTCCTTTTGATGAGATATATGCATTGCTTGAATATTCCGTGTTGAACACTAGCATCAGATAACAAAGTGATCAGAGAACAATTCCAACAATTAGAATCATGAAGAATTAACTCATGAACATAAATATACTGAAAATGGTCCGTTGAAATAGGTGTTGGTGGAGAGTGAAGCCTTTTTTTTTCTATCTATCAACCCAAATTTTGGTTTTCCCATTATTCACATTCATGGAATAATTATGCTAAAGTATAGAAAGGCCTTGTAACACACTCTTCCGACTCAAGAAGAATTCAGTTATGGATCAAATAGATGAATACACCCATTATTTAAGCACTTTAACCCAAATATGacttgattgagtgcgaatcctCCATTATTTAAACAGTTCCAAATTACTGAAAGTTGGGTATCTAATGGAGCGCAAGGTAGTAATAACAATGGAACACATGGATGATATGATTCCACCTGCAGGTTATACTCTCTGGCACATATGGAAGATGAGATGTGCTATTATTTTTGATAATGCTCAAATACATGTAGATAATCTTGTGATAAGAATAAAGAAGGATATTGTGGATTGgaaagagaataaaaggaaaTTAATATCCAACAGAAGTCTGAATAGAACATCTGTGAATGGAAATCATTGGACTGTCCCTCAGTCTGGATACTATAAAGTTAATTTTGATGCCTCATTTTATAAGTTGACAAAGAAAATGGGTTCTGGACTAATAATAATTGATGATGCAGGTGGAATTCATGGGGCAGGGAGTATACCAGCAGTAGCTGAGGGTGAGGAGAAGGCTGAGGCGCTAGCTGCATATGAAGCAATAAAGTTGGCAAAGCAAAAAGGGGTTGTCAACCTTCACCTGGAGGGAGATTGTCTTAATATAGTCAGTGCTTTGAATGGTTATCAAGGCTCTATACAGTGGACAACAAATCCAATAATAAGGGATTGTCTggaacttttaattttttttaataagtgGTATGTTTCTCATGTACCAAGGTAAACAAATAGTGTAGCGCATGAACTTGCAAAACATGCTAGTTTTATTGTCGAGTCTATTGTCTGGGAGAATACTGTCCCAATCTGGTTAGAGTCCCTCGTTAGAGGAAAACTCTGTATTAATTAGTTTTTGGTTGAATGAATttcctttcctattaaaaaaaaaaaatcttgaaagtCAAACCTATGATAAATGTTGATTTACATAATTTGTGCCAAGCAATAAAGTTAGCCTCTCCGTATAGGTCTTACTCTAAGAATATGATCGAGAATATCACAAACGTCATCGTGGAGGCTGTTTTAAAAAGAAATATGAAAACTTATCAAAATTGATGACTTGGCCTGAGTGTTAACTGAGCTCCTTCATAACCCGAAACTAGTGAGATTTGCTTGAGTCAAAAGATTAAGttaagcaatcatctgcaaaagcAGGTAATTGAAGTAGAACACTTTTTTCCACTGATATCCCTAGAATAACTTTAGAATTATGAGCATCAACTAGAGTTCTACACAAGAATTCAATTGCAAGTACGAAGAGATAAGGGGACATGGGATCCCCTGCCAACATGGGATCCCTGCCAAATACCTCAGTAGGATGGAACTAACCACGTGACAAATTATTAAGTAGAACTGAGAGACTAGTAGTGCTGGTATATTATGTGTTTGTTGGCACTAACCTTTGTAGAACCAAATCTACTTTGAGAGAAAACATCGCATTccactctatcaaaagctttaaATGTATCCAATTTAATAGCAAGCCACACCCTTCACATTCTATTTAATAATTTTCATATTTCTACTAATTAAATAGTCTTATAATCGCAAAAACCAACACAAGGACATCCTTGTTATGAATTTTCCAGGTCTTACTTATCCATTGAAATCCCCTCAAAATTCTTTTACTACAAAAATAAACCATCACATTCATTTGAAAGTGAAAAATGGGGTTCAATCTAACTTgtacaaaagaatttttttttttatcgactTTATCATTCCATTACAAAACATAAAAACCCTCCAACGATCCCCAATTCATCAACAACCCATATCAGCAAgagttttatttttcaaaaacctGTGACCCAAATGCGAAATACCCTAAACCATGCCCAAGAACGACAACAATGACAACATTGAACCACTTAAAGTGGAGGGTATTTTATCCATGGTCCAATAAAAGACTAGTAAGATATACAACAAAAATATTTTAAGCTGCAAATTTAACACCTTCATCATCAGCAGAGGATCCTTTAAAGATTGCTGCTTTCCCTTTCTGTTCCAACAGTTTTAGAGCTCGCGTCAGTATTGTGCGATCCATTCCGTGAAGCTCTGGCACAAAGAGAAAGATGGAAGGTATTTTAAGTTGAACTAAAATAACATTTCCCCACATACATAAATGCAGAGTGAGTAAAGTTCTCAATACTCAGTGTAATAGATGTTCAACAAGTTTAGGTTTCACTAGTAGTTCGGCTTGGGTCTGTGGGACTAAGTTTTATCTCAAAATATACGAGGAGAGTTCTGTTACAATCACCTGTGGGGATGTGGTCAGATGATCCGAGGAATGAAGATACTCATCTCATCATGTGTCTTATAATAAGTTCCATATAGAACTTCTAAACCCAATCAAAAGTCGAAGGGAAAATCTACTCATAAATATTTACTGCTAATATTTATTTCGGAGCCTACATTTTTTAGATTCTACAACAAATGCATCAACAAACATGTGAAACCGTAAACAAATTCGTCCACTAAATATTCACTTCTCCATTCTTGCCACACAGGTATCTCTCATGTGAACTAAACATAACAAAAATGATCTTACCTGTTCCCCGAGATTCTATACCAGAGCGTATTTCCTCGATCGTCATAACACTGTCTTCCAATCCAGTTTCCTTCACCTGgttcacatggaaaataaaaagaaattagaAAGACATTTGCAACCAACTTGCAGCTTCGCACTAAAGGATCTGTACTCACAAAACACATGATGATATCGGCCCACTCTTGGATTCGGTGCCAGAGGATAAGACATCTTTTGTGACCCTTATCCATCCATTCTGCACGTCCTGTTAAAATACAATGTCATCGAAGAGATTAAAGAAAATTCAACTCAAGAAGGATTTTAATAATCTGTATTGATTCGAAATAAATGCACTGACCTTCTGAAACTAAGGCTGATAGGAATGTCTCCTTAGCTTCATGACTCAGAAATCCTGAATCACAGTAATGAAACCAGATGCCTTAACAATCTAACAAGCAGTAAAGCATATAGACTGGAAACAATCTTTTTTTAAAACTCCGTATTTTGTATTATTTCTACTTGGTGGGTAGATTTCTTTGTACTCACTTCTTTATGATCTAAtttatttctatttattttttcataACAAGTATCTTTCTTTTCATGATTAATATATATCTCACATtcctgattaaaaaaaaaacacagtaaAGTATATAAAGACTCTTAAACTTTACTGAAAAATGAGATCAAACAAAGTAAACACTCACTCTCGATCACTTGGTTAGTGAAAAGGGGAAATTCCTCTTCTATTCCAATGACAAATATCTTTTGGTTTCTGCAGTAATCGAGTATGAGTTCCTTCCAGAGTTGCACTTGCTTCTCCCTGGTGTCTCTTACAGGCTGCAAACTGAATATCAAATGCATAAATTAAATTAATACGCAGCACGAATCATGACAACCACATTAAGTTAAATTTCATAACCATAAGCAGGCAAAATAGAGATTAAATCACTGAAAGTTGCATTCTCAAGTCCAAACTCTTGTAAAGATGGTGGTCACCACAAGACAAATGAGAAGGATCAAGACTCAACTTAATTAGTTCTATATGTATAAGATCAGAATACTCAGTAAATTGTGGTACAGTTATTATTCTCTGTTTAACAATGCACTATACTGGCGCTCACGGTCATGACACATATAAATGACGGTGAAAACAGCCTGATCTAGATATCAATGAGAAAATCTTTCCATTTTGCTGCATTTGAAATAGGTTTACCAGAAGGAATCGAAAATGTTGACAAAATCACTTCACCGTGAAAACAACCACTCGAGCAGCTGTTAGAAAAACAACACCCCGATTTTGTCATTGCAGATATGTTCTTACAGTGGGAAACTGACTCTACAGCTGTGTTTGGTATTCCTGGATTTGTCTTTCGTGGAACAAGATTCTTTGTTCTCAGTTTTTGCTAAAGCTCAACATTTTACAAACCTTACGTGACAAAAAAATCTTAATACCAATAACGTGTCATTTCT
This DNA window, taken from Papaver somniferum cultivar HN1 chromosome 3, ASM357369v1, whole genome shotgun sequence, encodes the following:
- the LOC113361396 gene encoding vacuolar protein sorting-associated protein 25-like; the encoded protein is MQKLGDFKLPQFFNYPPYFTLQPVRDTREKQVQLWKELILDYCRNQKIFVIGIEEEFPLFTNQVIERFLSHEAKETFLSALVSEGRAEWMDKGHKRCLILWHRIQEWADIIMCFVKETGLEDSVMTIEEIRSGIESRGTELHGMDRTILTRALKLLEQKGKAAIFKGSSADDEGVKFAA